Proteins from a single region of Stigmatella erecta:
- the selA gene encoding L-seryl-tRNA(Sec) selenium transferase: MGAPSKRGESGKNALLRSLPSIEQLLRRPSLEPRLAALPRARAVAALRLAVERVRGRLLRGEAKPFEDADVEGALRSLLTPRLRPVLNATGVVLHTNLGRAPLAAEAVARVAEVARGYSNLEYDLEEGERGSRYAPVVELLRELTGAEDVLVVNNGAGAALLVLAALAAGKECIVSRGELVEIGGGFRVPDVMRQSGARLVEVGTTNRTRRSDYASALTPDTGLLVKVHRSNFEMVGFTEEVAVGELATLGQAHGVPVFQDLGSGLLVPLSGEGLTAEPSVRHSVAAGVEVVAFSGDKLLGGPQAGIIVGRKALLSRIKTHPLTRALRVDKMTVAALEATLELYRDGRPEAVPTWRLLAQPSEVLQARAERLRELLAARGVRVRVGAVSGQVGGGAMPLARLPSFACILPVQEPEGFLEALRGAQVPVIGRIADGEVLLDVRCLAEDDLVLVAEAVGGTAGQERGP; this comes from the coding sequence ATGGGCGCACCTTCTAAGAGAGGGGAGAGCGGGAAGAACGCGCTCCTGCGCTCGCTTCCGTCCATCGAGCAGCTCCTGCGCCGCCCTTCGCTGGAGCCCCGGCTGGCGGCACTCCCCCGGGCCCGCGCCGTGGCCGCGCTGCGGCTGGCGGTGGAGCGGGTGCGCGGGCGGCTGCTGCGCGGAGAGGCAAAGCCCTTCGAGGACGCGGACGTGGAGGGCGCCCTGCGCAGCCTGCTCACCCCGCGCTTGCGTCCGGTACTCAACGCCACGGGCGTGGTGCTGCACACCAACCTGGGCCGTGCGCCGCTGGCCGCCGAGGCGGTGGCGCGCGTGGCGGAGGTGGCCCGGGGCTACTCCAACCTCGAGTATGACTTGGAGGAGGGCGAGCGCGGCAGCCGCTACGCGCCGGTGGTGGAGCTGCTCCGGGAGCTGACCGGCGCGGAGGACGTCCTCGTCGTGAACAACGGCGCGGGCGCGGCGCTGCTGGTGCTGGCGGCGCTGGCGGCGGGCAAGGAGTGCATCGTCTCGCGCGGGGAGCTGGTGGAGATTGGCGGCGGCTTCCGGGTGCCGGACGTCATGCGCCAGTCCGGGGCGCGGCTGGTGGAGGTGGGCACCACCAACCGCACGCGCCGCTCGGACTACGCGTCGGCCCTCACGCCGGACACGGGCCTGCTGGTGAAGGTGCACCGCTCCAACTTCGAGATGGTGGGCTTCACCGAGGAGGTGGCGGTGGGGGAGTTGGCCACGCTCGGGCAGGCGCATGGGGTGCCGGTGTTCCAGGATCTCGGCTCGGGGCTGCTGGTGCCGCTGAGCGGGGAGGGGCTCACCGCCGAGCCCTCCGTGCGCCACTCCGTGGCGGCGGGGGTGGAGGTGGTGGCCTTCTCGGGCGACAAGCTCCTGGGAGGCCCCCAGGCGGGCATCATCGTGGGACGCAAGGCCCTGCTGTCCCGCATCAAGACACACCCCCTCACCCGGGCGCTGAGGGTGGACAAGATGACGGTGGCGGCGCTGGAGGCCACCCTGGAGCTGTACCGGGATGGCCGGCCGGAGGCCGTGCCCACCTGGCGGCTGCTCGCCCAACCGTCCGAGGTACTGCAGGCGCGGGCCGAGCGGCTCCGGGAGCTGCTGGCGGCGCGGGGCGTGCGGGTGCGGGTGGGCGCGGTGTCAGGGCAAGTGGGAGGCGGGGCGATGCCGTTGGCGCGGCTGCCGTCCTTCGCCTGCATCCTCCCGGTCCAGGAACCGGAGGGATTCCTGGAGGCCCTGCGTGGTGCCCAGGTGCCGGTTATTGGAAGGATTGCGGACGGCGAGGTGCTCCTCGACGTCCGTTGTCTTGCGGAGGACGACTTGGTCCTGGTGGCCGAGGCCGTCGGTGGCACCGCGGGACAGGAAAGAGGCCCATGA
- a CDS encoding transglycosylase SLT domain-containing protein, whose amino-acid sequence MKSVLFLLALASFVSLAAAQPVASEPTNAPQPRTEGAPSEALLGPPPDAEKTPLPEGYVEVFNPAFPLPWVEPAKVRVDKGRAYGLNDLSPYFAEGRLKEAKEAFDRGLYVRARALLHLEGNAPPVRYLRALSAVRAGDDARAAEEMTALAEDYPALRDRCLTHAGMALEQLGRFEESAALLGQVPEDSKLYVDARLGMARVLRKKKDHDGAMAALAPLTARPAVSFGRSVGAEALLATADIALEKKDREREREALWKLWARYPLSAMAKQAERRLKGLKPPLEAQVARAEQLIELHRNKQGLTALEPLLPALKLPEPLACRAHFAFGKGMRKERQHTRAIATLVPVVEKCQDADLLPRALYVLGSSRSIVELKRGTETYERLAREFPGHSFADDALFYAADLYVKTGQLDPALARLEELERNYPKGDFLGEALFKAFWIARTRKAPDGGLELLSRIEQRFADADESYDVERAQYWRARTLQERGDMPGAVALFEKLAVEHPATYYGLMARTQLGEVDKERLERIAPQLVFAPETASPWPLHAGTMQKDPHFLAGVEMMRLGFPEAVSSELLAVNRTGLPPESVRLIVHLLSLGGDERSAHAVARVALRRDLGGRITPQTRSVWEIAYPNAFRELIEKHTRTAGVEPDLLQALMREESALDPKALSWAGALGLTQLMPYTAKGVAQQLKIKNFRVEALLEPDLNIRLGAHYLGELIKKFDGHTPFAVGSYNAGSGAVNRWRSERPGMPLDAWVEEVPIAETRGYIKRVLRSYNTYQLLYGRPAKVPVVKTAGL is encoded by the coding sequence ATGAAATCCGTCCTCTTCCTCCTCGCTCTTGCTTCCTTCGTGTCGCTCGCGGCCGCACAGCCCGTGGCCTCCGAGCCCACCAACGCCCCGCAGCCACGCACCGAGGGTGCTCCCTCGGAGGCCTTGCTGGGGCCGCCGCCGGACGCCGAGAAGACGCCGCTGCCCGAGGGGTATGTGGAGGTATTCAACCCCGCCTTCCCCTTGCCGTGGGTCGAGCCCGCCAAGGTCCGGGTGGACAAGGGCCGGGCGTACGGGCTGAACGATCTGTCGCCGTACTTCGCCGAGGGGCGGCTCAAGGAGGCCAAGGAGGCGTTCGACCGCGGCCTCTATGTCCGCGCCCGGGCCCTGCTGCACCTGGAGGGCAACGCGCCGCCCGTGCGGTACCTGCGGGCGCTGAGCGCCGTGCGGGCCGGGGACGATGCGCGCGCGGCCGAGGAGATGACGGCCCTGGCGGAGGACTACCCCGCGCTGCGCGACCGGTGCCTCACGCATGCCGGCATGGCGCTCGAGCAGCTGGGGCGCTTCGAGGAGTCGGCGGCGCTGCTGGGCCAGGTACCGGAGGACTCGAAGCTGTACGTGGACGCCCGGCTGGGCATGGCGCGCGTGCTGCGCAAGAAGAAGGACCATGACGGGGCCATGGCGGCGCTCGCGCCGTTGACGGCCCGGCCCGCGGTGTCCTTTGGCCGCAGCGTGGGCGCCGAGGCGCTCCTGGCCACCGCCGACATCGCCCTGGAGAAGAAGGACCGCGAGCGCGAGCGCGAGGCGCTCTGGAAGCTGTGGGCCCGCTACCCCCTGTCGGCGATGGCCAAGCAGGCCGAGCGCCGGCTCAAGGGGCTCAAGCCGCCCCTGGAGGCCCAGGTGGCGCGCGCCGAGCAGCTCATCGAGCTGCACCGCAACAAGCAGGGGCTCACCGCGCTCGAGCCGCTCCTGCCCGCGCTGAAGCTGCCGGAGCCGCTGGCGTGCCGGGCGCACTTCGCCTTCGGCAAGGGCATGCGCAAGGAGCGCCAGCACACGCGCGCCATCGCCACGCTCGTGCCCGTGGTGGAGAAGTGCCAGGACGCGGATCTGCTGCCCCGGGCGCTGTACGTGCTCGGCTCCTCGCGCTCCATCGTGGAGCTCAAGCGCGGCACCGAGACGTACGAGCGCCTGGCCCGCGAGTTCCCCGGCCACTCCTTCGCGGACGACGCGCTCTTCTACGCGGCCGACCTGTACGTGAAGACGGGCCAGTTGGATCCGGCGCTCGCGCGGCTGGAGGAGCTGGAGCGCAACTACCCGAAGGGTGACTTCCTGGGCGAGGCGCTCTTCAAGGCGTTCTGGATCGCCCGCACCCGGAAGGCCCCGGACGGAGGGCTGGAGCTGCTGTCGCGCATCGAGCAGCGCTTCGCGGACGCGGACGAGTCCTATGACGTGGAGCGGGCCCAGTACTGGCGGGCGCGCACGCTGCAGGAGCGCGGGGACATGCCCGGCGCGGTGGCCCTCTTCGAGAAGCTGGCCGTGGAGCACCCGGCCACCTACTACGGGCTGATGGCGCGCACGCAGCTCGGCGAGGTGGACAAGGAGCGCCTGGAGCGCATCGCCCCACAGCTCGTCTTCGCCCCGGAGACCGCCAGCCCCTGGCCCCTGCACGCGGGCACCATGCAGAAGGATCCCCACTTCCTGGCCGGCGTGGAGATGATGCGCCTGGGCTTCCCGGAGGCGGTGTCCTCCGAGCTGCTCGCGGTCAACCGCACCGGGCTTCCCCCTGAATCCGTGCGCCTCATCGTTCACCTGCTGTCCCTGGGCGGGGACGAGCGCTCCGCCCACGCCGTGGCCCGCGTGGCCCTGCGCCGGGACCTGGGCGGGCGGATTACCCCACAGACGCGGTCCGTGTGGGAGATCGCCTACCCCAATGCGTTCCGGGAGCTGATCGAAAAGCACACCCGGACGGCGGGGGTGGAGCCGGACCTGCTGCAGGCGCTGATGCGCGAGGAGAGCGCGTTGGATCCCAAGGCGCTCTCGTGGGCGGGGGCGCTGGGGCTCACGCAGCTCATGCCGTACACGGCCAAGGGCGTGGCCCAGCAGCTGAAGATCAAGAACTTCCGGGTGGAGGCCCTGCTGGAGCCGGACCTCAACATCCGCCTGGGCGCGCACTACCTGGGCGAGCTGATCAAGAAGTTCGACGGGCACACGCCCTTCGCGGTGGGCAGCTACAACGCGGGCTCGGGGGCGGTGAACCGCTGGCGCTCCGAGCGCCCGGGGATGCCGCTGGACGCGTGGGTGGAGGAGGTGCCCATCGCCGAGACGCGCGGCTACATCAAGCGCGTGCTGCGTTCGTACAACACTTACCAGTTGCTCTACGGGCGCCCCGCGAAGGTGCCCGTGGTGAAGACCGCGGGGCTCTGA
- a CDS encoding GAF domain-containing sensor histidine kinase, with protein MDIPTQNALFASVVGLALALAMLLRSGRSPAMTLYSLFALNVAGYYLASFVHSIVPAADYPWIARISLGAVLLLLALVPGAAVGFFLEFLSVGKGTHVAARRLALLSAVLGLAVAVTPLAERSWAQFGLSVWVLGVLLISVSLLFLRVRTQQSRIERLRLTYLAIGAGVCILLSLVDLVSSHYGLPLPSLGAVFTTFYLVFLYQTLRKLRLMDLNELLGKLAAQAVLALLLAAVFSVLTSWVKENTLQLLFNTVVATFIIIILLEPLGAKVDAQMVRILFRERFELLGALGALQARMATVIDIGEVTRMTLDTLHETGRVTHVSIYLLAEDKPGYRLLDSRGPPPEGFLDTAAARGLLLIVASGQKAVLLENLDSRMKALRAQLTEGKRFRDELKRLNDTRGALVKMLAGITVPLMGNDRVIGFLNLWDERVPEAYASDEIALILKVAERLATVLENSKLYEKIRERDRLAALGEMAAGLAHEIRNPLGAIKGAAQCLDPRRLPGEDGEFLGVIVEEVNRLNGVVTAFLDYARPLKQNFGPTDLNEVVTRTMRLIQNDVPKEMNLAVELDLTVPKVDADAEQLKQVLINLVQNAVQAIGTAGGRITVRTLKPDRFGAFRSNVAESVEVHVFDTGPGIPVDQQQHIFVPFFTTKQKGTGLGLAICQRIVKNHGGSISVQSKPGEGCTFIVRFPALPSEQPPAEAAPAPEWTPMLPPASSQSLSQETLREGPLPLPAETQSKREKKSKSL; from the coding sequence ATGGATATCCCCACCCAGAACGCGCTGTTCGCCTCGGTTGTCGGCCTGGCGCTGGCACTGGCCATGCTCCTGCGGTCGGGCCGATCCCCGGCGATGACGCTGTACTCGCTCTTCGCCCTGAACGTGGCGGGGTACTACCTCGCCTCCTTCGTCCACAGCATCGTCCCGGCCGCAGACTATCCGTGGATTGCCCGCATCTCGCTGGGCGCCGTCCTCCTGCTGCTGGCGCTGGTGCCGGGCGCGGCCGTGGGGTTCTTCCTGGAATTCCTGAGCGTCGGCAAGGGCACCCATGTGGCCGCCCGCCGGCTTGCCCTGCTGTCGGCGGTGCTGGGGCTGGCGGTGGCGGTGACGCCGCTGGCGGAGCGCTCGTGGGCCCAGTTCGGCCTGAGCGTGTGGGTGCTGGGGGTCCTGCTCATCTCGGTGAGCTTGTTGTTTCTACGGGTCCGCACCCAGCAGTCGCGCATCGAGCGGCTGCGGCTGACGTACCTGGCCATCGGCGCCGGGGTCTGCATCCTCCTGTCCCTGGTGGACCTGGTCAGCAGCCACTACGGGCTTCCCCTGCCCTCGCTGGGGGCGGTCTTCACCACGTTCTACCTGGTCTTCCTGTACCAGACGCTCCGCAAGCTGCGGCTGATGGACCTGAACGAGCTGCTGGGCAAGCTCGCCGCGCAGGCGGTGCTGGCGCTGCTGCTCGCGGCCGTGTTCTCGGTGCTCACCTCGTGGGTGAAGGAGAACACCCTCCAGCTGCTCTTCAACACGGTGGTGGCGACCTTCATCATCATCATCCTGCTGGAGCCCCTGGGAGCCAAGGTCGACGCGCAGATGGTGCGCATCCTCTTCCGCGAGCGCTTCGAGCTGCTCGGGGCCCTGGGCGCGCTCCAGGCGCGCATGGCCACCGTCATCGACATTGGCGAGGTGACGCGGATGACGCTGGACACCCTCCACGAGACGGGCCGCGTCACTCACGTCTCCATCTACCTGCTGGCGGAGGACAAGCCCGGCTACCGGCTGCTGGACTCCCGGGGGCCCCCGCCGGAGGGGTTCCTGGACACGGCCGCGGCGCGCGGCCTGCTCTTGATAGTGGCCTCCGGACAGAAGGCAGTGCTGCTGGAGAACCTGGACAGCCGGATGAAGGCGCTCCGGGCCCAGCTCACCGAGGGCAAGCGCTTCCGCGACGAGCTCAAGCGGCTCAACGACACCCGGGGCGCGCTGGTGAAGATGCTGGCGGGCATCACCGTGCCCCTGATGGGCAATGACCGCGTCATCGGCTTTCTGAACCTGTGGGACGAGCGCGTGCCGGAGGCGTACGCGTCCGACGAGATCGCTCTCATCCTCAAGGTCGCCGAGCGCCTGGCCACCGTGCTGGAGAACTCGAAGCTGTACGAGAAGATCCGCGAGCGCGACCGCCTGGCGGCCCTGGGCGAGATGGCGGCGGGCCTGGCGCATGAAATCCGCAACCCGCTGGGCGCCATCAAGGGCGCCGCGCAGTGCCTGGACCCCCGGCGGCTGCCGGGCGAGGACGGGGAGTTCCTGGGCGTCATCGTCGAGGAGGTCAACCGGCTCAACGGCGTCGTCACCGCGTTTCTCGACTACGCGCGCCCGCTCAAGCAGAACTTCGGGCCCACGGACCTCAACGAGGTGGTGACGCGCACCATGCGCCTCATCCAGAACGACGTGCCCAAGGAGATGAACCTCGCGGTGGAGCTGGACCTGACCGTGCCCAAGGTGGACGCGGACGCCGAGCAGCTCAAGCAGGTGCTCATCAACCTGGTGCAGAACGCCGTGCAGGCCATCGGCACCGCCGGGGGGCGCATCACCGTGCGCACCCTGAAGCCGGACCGCTTCGGCGCGTTCCGCAGCAACGTGGCCGAGTCCGTCGAGGTGCACGTGTTCGACACCGGACCGGGCATCCCCGTGGATCAGCAGCAGCACATCTTCGTGCCCTTCTTCACCACCAAGCAGAAGGGCACGGGGCTGGGGCTGGCCATCTGCCAGCGCATTGTCAAGAATCACGGCGGCAGCATCTCGGTGCAGAGCAAGCCCGGCGAGGGGTGTACCTTCATCGTCCGGTTTCCCGCGCTTCCGTCCGAACAGCCGCCCGCGGAGGCGGCTCCTGCTCCGGAGTGGACACCCATGCTGCCCCCCGCATCCTCCCAGAGTCTGTCCCAGGAGACACTCCGGGAGGGCCCCCTTCCCCTACCCGCCGAGACCCAGTCAAAACGGGAAAAGAAGAGCAAGTCCCTGTAA
- a CDS encoding chemotaxis protein CheB, producing the protein MSKPIQVLLTDDSPTMLQVLTRLLSAQPDVSVVGTARDGEEAVALSRSLKPDVITLDVQMPGMDGLGATERIMSESPCRILMVSGAPDTDLSFRALQAGALEVIAKPQGAPEDVARFGVRLLSAIRLLAEVPLVTQRHEGRATAPALPPGSRVAGFGLTASIGGPTALASLLWLLPRSLPFPLFIAQHITPGFTVGLHRWLSSLSPLPVEIARATEQPRAGTVYLPPDGHHLRVGPQGELVVERASGSTFPSGDLLLASMARAYGVHSAGAVLSGMGEEGAVGLMAIRRAGGLTFAQEPETCLVAGMPEAALRNKATEQIVSPETLATVLRSLEGVQLVPSTPGM; encoded by the coding sequence ATGAGCAAGCCCATTCAAGTCCTCCTCACCGATGATTCGCCCACGATGCTCCAGGTGCTCACGCGGCTGCTGTCCGCGCAGCCGGACGTGAGCGTGGTGGGCACGGCCCGAGACGGCGAGGAGGCCGTGGCCCTCTCGCGCTCGCTGAAGCCGGACGTCATCACCCTGGACGTGCAGATGCCGGGCATGGACGGCCTGGGCGCCACCGAGCGCATCATGTCCGAGTCGCCCTGCCGCATCCTCATGGTGTCGGGCGCGCCGGACACGGACCTGTCCTTCCGGGCGCTCCAGGCCGGCGCCCTGGAAGTGATTGCCAAGCCGCAGGGCGCCCCGGAGGACGTGGCGCGCTTCGGCGTCCGGCTGCTGTCGGCCATCCGGCTGCTGGCCGAGGTACCGCTGGTGACCCAGCGCCACGAGGGCCGCGCCACCGCGCCGGCGCTGCCGCCGGGCTCGCGCGTGGCGGGCTTCGGCCTGACGGCGTCCATCGGCGGGCCCACGGCGCTGGCCTCGCTCCTGTGGCTGCTGCCGCGCAGCCTGCCCTTCCCGCTGTTCATCGCCCAGCACATCACCCCGGGCTTCACCGTGGGCCTGCACCGGTGGCTCTCCTCGCTGTCGCCGCTGCCGGTGGAGATCGCCCGCGCCACGGAGCAACCCCGGGCGGGCACCGTGTACCTGCCGCCGGATGGGCACCACCTGCGCGTGGGGCCCCAGGGCGAACTCGTGGTGGAGCGCGCCTCGGGCAGCACGTTCCCCTCGGGCGACTTGCTGCTCGCCTCGATGGCGCGCGCTTATGGCGTGCACTCGGCGGGCGCGGTGCTCAGCGGCATGGGTGAGGAGGGCGCGGTAGGGCTGATGGCCATCCGGCGCGCGGGCGGTCTCACCTTCGCCCAGGAGCCGGAGACGTGTCTCGTGGCGGGAATGCCGGAGGCGGCACTCCGCAACAAGGCCACCGAGCAGATCGTCTCGCCCGAGACGCTGGCCACGGTGCTGCGGTCGCTGGAAGGCGTGCAGCTCGTGCCGAGCACGCCGGGCATGTAG
- a CDS encoding kelch repeat-containing protein: MTRKALWGCVACVLFSMGAEAGSAEVEGKIGLVHGLYEKLEYEKALEQIQRTRRLSRSVDENIRLFLYEGALLAELNRPEEASVSFREGLSLAMLFSRKSGTLPIKVAPKIEECFTAVRSALEKSVSQDNAWAGVQLAKAEVLELRTGTWSPVTPLTLPRAGHTSVALRSNQLLVCGGSTPKSSATTDAQLYEPSLRKWGPVRAMASPRIHHTATMLSSGKVLVAGGRDGKEWLSSAEIYHPAKRTWSKAGSLHTPRSGHAAVLLPSGKVLVVGGEEAGMWLASAELYDPATNAWTLTRSMHTPRSEHTAVVMASGKVMVAGGRTSGTSLSSVEVYDPKTAAWTQAEPMLFDRWLHAAVGLPSGEVLVIGGHNDPQGAEIYDPVAGAWGMAKPLITGRVSHHTATLLRSGKVMVVGGFGGGTSLAKAEVYDLATDAWTALRSLSTPRGHHSATLLPGDKVLVVGGTMASEIVPPKACGSGS, from the coding sequence ATGACACGGAAGGCGTTGTGGGGCTGTGTCGCTTGCGTGCTCTTCTCAATGGGGGCGGAGGCAGGCAGCGCGGAGGTAGAGGGGAAGATTGGCCTCGTCCACGGGCTTTATGAAAAGCTTGAGTATGAAAAGGCGCTGGAGCAGATCCAGCGCACCCGGCGCCTTTCGCGGTCCGTCGACGAGAACATCAGGCTTTTTCTGTATGAAGGAGCGCTGCTGGCGGAGTTGAACCGGCCCGAGGAAGCTTCCGTATCCTTCAGAGAAGGCCTGTCCCTGGCGATGCTGTTCTCGCGGAAGAGCGGGACGCTTCCCATCAAGGTTGCCCCCAAAATCGAGGAATGTTTCACCGCCGTCCGCAGCGCACTCGAAAAGAGCGTCTCTCAAGACAATGCCTGGGCGGGTGTCCAGCTCGCGAAGGCGGAGGTGCTTGAGCTGCGCACAGGAACCTGGAGTCCGGTGACACCCCTTACCCTGCCTCGTGCTGGACACACGTCGGTGGCCTTGCGGTCCAATCAGCTCTTGGTGTGTGGAGGCTCTACACCCAAGAGCAGTGCCACCACGGATGCCCAGCTCTACGAACCTTCGCTGAGAAAGTGGGGGCCGGTGAGAGCCATGGCCTCACCTAGAATCCACCATACCGCCACGATGCTTTCTTCAGGCAAGGTGCTGGTGGCGGGTGGCCGCGATGGCAAGGAATGGCTTTCTTCGGCCGAGATTTATCATCCCGCGAAGAGGACCTGGTCGAAAGCAGGGAGCCTGCATACGCCGCGCTCTGGGCATGCCGCCGTGCTTCTTCCCTCGGGCAAGGTCTTGGTCGTGGGAGGGGAAGAAGCGGGGATGTGGCTGGCTTCGGCGGAGCTCTACGATCCCGCGACGAACGCGTGGACGCTCACGCGAAGCATGCACACCCCACGCTCCGAACACACGGCCGTGGTGATGGCGTCGGGCAAGGTGATGGTCGCGGGCGGGCGTACCAGCGGGACTTCGCTTTCATCCGTGGAGGTGTACGACCCCAAGACAGCGGCATGGACCCAAGCGGAGCCCATGCTTTTCGATCGGTGGCTCCACGCGGCCGTGGGGTTGCCCTCCGGAGAGGTCCTGGTCATCGGCGGGCACAATGATCCTCAGGGCGCCGAGATCTACGACCCCGTGGCGGGTGCATGGGGCATGGCCAAGCCTTTGATAACAGGGCGCGTCAGCCATCACACCGCGACGCTCCTGCGCTCTGGAAAGGTGATGGTGGTGGGAGGCTTTGGCGGAGGCACTTCTTTGGCGAAGGCAGAGGTCTACGATCTGGCAACCGATGCCTGGACGGCCCTCAGGAGCCTGAGCACGCCGCGTGGCCACCATTCGGCCACGCTTCTGCCAGGGGACAAGGTGTTGGTGGTGGGGGGAACGATGGCGTCGGAGATCGTTCCTCCCAAGGCATGTGGTTCGGGCTCCTGA
- a CDS encoding zf-TFIIB domain-containing protein has product MSSCPFCYGTLLPTFTHGLPREKCGRCAALWFEGEGLETVMGAPATRALLAKAQGKHGECKDCDTPLTAQEPRCPECGRDAPSCPKCGIAPLSVTHIRGVEVDVCVRCHGMALDTGELEQLLERAGDEPAPVPPAPAAPARKKDTLRCASCQRALRAEHAFTSGGKLYCGSCAPEEASPYDAERASHASPDGDRPTASTDPVSRALGWLFSHING; this is encoded by the coding sequence ATGAGTTCTTGCCCCTTCTGCTACGGGACGCTGCTGCCGACCTTCACCCACGGACTTCCGCGGGAGAAGTGCGGCCGGTGCGCCGCGCTCTGGTTCGAGGGCGAAGGGCTGGAGACGGTGATGGGCGCCCCCGCCACGCGCGCGCTCCTGGCGAAGGCCCAGGGCAAGCATGGAGAGTGCAAGGATTGCGACACTCCCTTGACGGCCCAGGAGCCCCGGTGCCCGGAGTGTGGCCGGGACGCGCCGAGCTGTCCCAAGTGCGGCATCGCCCCGCTGTCGGTGACGCACATCCGGGGCGTGGAGGTGGATGTCTGCGTCCGCTGCCACGGCATGGCGCTGGACACCGGTGAGCTGGAGCAACTGCTGGAGCGGGCGGGAGACGAGCCTGCCCCCGTGCCCCCTGCCCCGGCCGCCCCGGCCCGGAAGAAGGACACGCTGCGCTGTGCCTCCTGCCAGCGGGCCCTCCGGGCCGAACACGCCTTCACCTCGGGCGGCAAGCTCTACTGCGGAAGCTGTGCGCCAGAGGAGGCCTCGCCCTACGACGCCGAACGGGCGTCCCACGCATCTCCGGACGGCGACCGCCCCACCGCCTCAACGGATCCGGTCTCACGCGCACTGGGCTGGCTCTTCTCGCATATCAACGGCTGA
- a CDS encoding DUF2721 domain-containing protein: MELTLTTPGLLFPTVSLLLLAYTNRFLALAALSRTMHAQYKANPDPLLLPQIENLKVRVRLIRDMQFLGVSSLFLCVVCMLLLFAGMGRAGEAVFAGSLLLLLASLALSIWEIQISIRALQIQLGDLEPRKP; this comes from the coding sequence ATGGAACTGACGCTCACCACGCCCGGCCTGCTCTTCCCGACCGTGTCGTTGTTGTTGCTGGCGTACACCAACCGGTTCCTCGCCCTCGCTGCGCTGAGCCGGACGATGCACGCGCAATACAAGGCGAACCCCGACCCCTTGCTGCTGCCTCAGATCGAGAATCTGAAGGTCCGGGTTCGGCTTATCCGGGACATGCAGTTCCTGGGCGTCTCCAGCTTGTTCCTGTGCGTGGTGTGCATGCTCCTGCTCTTCGCGGGCATGGGGCGCGCCGGAGAGGCGGTCTTCGCCGGGAGCTTGCTGCTGCTCCTGGCATCCCTGGCCCTGTCCATCTGGGAGATTCAGATCTCCATCCGGGCGCTGCAAATCCAGCTTGGCGATCTGGAGCCCCGAAAGCCGTGA
- a CDS encoding DUF6310 domain-containing protein, with amino-acid sequence MGIGVCALVAPEIIVGAVIITGVVVVTAAIQDELDSPTSKGVHPGKTEPGLQAKPAPHALLANKRRPQSEPSGQGWPPLTPPGPTRARAPDCTPRPVPHLGGDALHNTCADRVPQNAFPGSDVLVNGKNFDALQLRARVLWEVKTDNFATYTADLQDIVIDKQAVELKRERELARACGFDFRVGVRSPLHQSALLEVEPDLDIVVMDWC; translated from the coding sequence ATGGGAATCGGTGTCTGCGCCCTGGTGGCACCCGAGATCATCGTGGGGGCGGTCATCATCACCGGTGTGGTGGTGGTGACAGCCGCCATCCAAGACGAACTGGACAGTCCTACCTCGAAGGGGGTCCATCCCGGGAAGACTGAGCCTGGGCTGCAAGCGAAGCCCGCTCCACACGCGCTCCTGGCCAACAAACGAAGGCCCCAATCGGAGCCCTCTGGACAAGGATGGCCTCCTCTCACCCCACCTGGACCTACGCGGGCAAGAGCCCCTGATTGCACCCCTCGGCCAGTGCCACACTTGGGCGGTGACGCCTTGCACAATACCTGTGCCGATAGGGTTCCGCAGAATGCCTTCCCCGGCTCGGACGTGCTCGTCAATGGCAAAAACTTCGATGCGCTTCAACTGCGCGCACGTGTTTTATGGGAAGTCAAAACTGACAACTTCGCGACGTACACAGCCGACCTTCAAGACATCGTGATCGATAAACAAGCCGTGGAGTTGAAGCGTGAGCGCGAACTTGCCAGGGCTTGTGGTTTCGACTTTCGCGTTGGAGTGCGCAGTCCCCTGCATCAGTCGGCCTTGCTCGAAGTGGAACCCGATCTCGACATCGTTGTCATGGATTGGTGCTGA